Proteins encoded by one window of Sorangium aterium:
- a CDS encoding pentapeptide repeat-containing protein produces MPADIVTGRVDALIVTALQDELEAVLALGEGGRDGWREARDPGGFPYFVRDLPNDRGEPLRVAAAWSGRMGESAAAARAQGLIEELDPGCLAMCGICAGKRGEVSLGDVIVADRVYSCDEGKRVAHGGGEGAFFHDIETYNLERTWTMDAALFAREFERQAAFAAERPPSKPSQAWWLRHALYESQVEGGPPPVSRPERAARCPGWTERIGELEAAGVLRIGDGGLELTEAGVAQVRRDRLLHPDGPPPARPFRVHIGPIATGKAVQEDAGLFERLKPIGRKVLGVEMEAATIGHVAERLGRRSIIAKAVSDHADHEKDDSFRAFACRASAEFLVAFLRRFLAPARAEHAGRGPRLRRFPARARGGHADPHGDDILLPGEGRSDDFLSRVERVCRLREPEGVKIEWFDAPLPFGVYLRVSVNEGGIVRIAPLAALESGISTEAVSAFIESIDASYRREDPGLVSTLVYGGEPAPEELVRYASARRVRLVRFLEYQGLIDFRGYLAWQNASLERDPTYPPDLYVDQRVALTTGQEEVARERALDAVAELLDSEHSRFVLVLGDFGTGKTFLLHELARRMGRAGGPLTPVLIEMRALEKARDLNALIAQHLALAGLGKIDLPAFRHMLAEGRIALLFDGFDELAFRVTYDRAVEHFDTLIQAAQGKAAKVVVTSRSQHFISEQQVRSALAEKAALLPGYRLARLLPFTEAQIRRFLLNRLGGEEAADARMRLLADVKDLLGLSANPRMLGFIAEIEEAQLRQAKSGDGEITSAGLYRLLLDRWLVWEYERAHPKGAQPGLSVAQRWRAVTELATRLWQRTEQSVNVRELPAELIAALQALGRHELDVGVTAHQIGSGTLLVWDDQENFRFIHQSVLEWLVAREAAEEVQRAGQAAALEQRELSDLMADFFGALAGRKAAESWVRAALGGAWGTVAAANALRIDGRMGLGVSERMNLAGADLRGQDLSGKDLSGCDLRGADLREAKLVRANLSGALMARALLDGADLTGANLTGADLTGATAIRGRLVGADLTGATLASTRLRGAKLVGARGARFDGCDTFGAAMPEAARFEPAWVQGSRCNAVAISPDGTLLASGHSHGIVVWDMATGSALRRLDGHTDRVTSVAFSPDGDTLASSSADCTVRLWDVSTGNVLCVLKGHSRHVNSVAFSPDGETLASGSSDRTVRLWQVATFQQIAVLLGHLDGVMAVKFSPDGETLASGAHDTIIRLWKVATGETLRILSGHRAGVLSVAFSPDGERLASGSLDYDIGLWRVSTAEVLHMLKGHARHVRSVAFSPDGATLASGSSDGTVQLWNRSGVALHALEGHLGGVTSVAFSPDGATLASGSKDSAVRLWHVSTGGALRVLKGQPNVSMAMALSSDGATLALASEDFGAHLWRMSTWTALPPLMDSGISSAKLAFSPDGTTLAFAQRDHTVWLRRLGAGRTARVLSGHYHDITEFAFRHDGAVIASGSLDRTVRLWHTETGEPLRVLEGHDDAISSVAFSPDGSTLASGSVDRTIRLWKVDGEGAVRVLEGHGHVVQSVAFSPDGSTLASASDDTTVRLWPLAEGGEPRVLRGHAGPVISLAFGPDGAWLASGSDDGSVLLWRVSAGEVVRVLQGHTGEIVNMAFMPDGETLLSSSTDGTVRFWDVLTGACRAVLLKLPEGWVAFRPDGRYKLGGNVAGGFWHAANLCRFEPGELDALVPGLRIPDDEPLLPVSPALHASTARESVSTTNRVRLFFSYSHEDEGLRNDLEKHLALLERDGLVRGWHDRRIAAGDDWAGQIDRHLEDADVILLLVSADFLASDYCFDREMKRALERHDAGQARVIPVLLRQTDWHGAPFARLQALPADGKPVTSWQNQDEAWTEVAKGIRRAVEALRVAKTR; encoded by the coding sequence GTGCCGGCCGACATCGTTACAGGGCGCGTCGACGCGCTGATCGTCACCGCGCTGCAGGACGAGCTGGAGGCGGTGCTCGCCCTCGGCGAGGGCGGTCGAGACGGCTGGCGGGAGGCGCGGGATCCGGGCGGGTTCCCGTACTTCGTCCGCGACCTCCCGAACGACCGCGGCGAGCCGCTCCGCGTCGCCGCGGCGTGGTCGGGGCGGATGGGCGAGAGCGCTGCGGCGGCGAGGGCGCAGGGGCTCATCGAGGAGCTCGATCCGGGGTGCCTCGCGATGTGCGGCATCTGCGCCGGCAAGCGCGGCGAGGTGTCGCTCGGCGACGTCATCGTCGCCGACCGGGTCTACAGCTGCGACGAGGGCAAGCGCGTCGCCCACGGCGGTGGCGAGGGCGCGTTCTTCCACGACATCGAGACGTACAACCTCGAGCGCACATGGACCATGGATGCCGCGCTCTTCGCGCGCGAGTTCGAGCGGCAGGCGGCGTTCGCGGCCGAGCGCCCGCCGTCGAAGCCCTCGCAGGCGTGGTGGCTCCGGCACGCGCTCTACGAGAGCCAGGTGGAGGGGGGACCGCCGCCCGTCTCGCGGCCGGAGCGCGCAGCGCGGTGCCCGGGCTGGACCGAGCGCATCGGCGAGCTGGAGGCGGCGGGCGTGCTCCGCATCGGCGACGGCGGCCTCGAGCTCACGGAGGCGGGCGTGGCGCAGGTCCGCCGGGATCGCCTGCTCCACCCGGACGGCCCGCCGCCGGCCCGGCCGTTCCGCGTGCACATCGGCCCGATCGCCACGGGCAAGGCCGTGCAGGAGGACGCGGGGCTGTTCGAGCGCCTGAAGCCGATCGGGCGGAAGGTGCTCGGCGTCGAGATGGAGGCGGCGACGATCGGCCACGTCGCGGAGCGCCTCGGGAGGCGGTCGATCATCGCGAAGGCGGTCTCGGATCACGCCGACCACGAAAAGGACGACAGCTTCCGCGCGTTCGCGTGCCGCGCCTCGGCGGAGTTCCTCGTCGCCTTTCTGAGGCGCTTTCTCGCGCCTGCGCGCGCCGAGCACGCCGGCCGAGGCCCGAGGCTGCGCCGCTTCCCGGCGCGGGCGCGGGGCGGCCACGCGGATCCGCACGGCGACGACATCCTCCTGCCGGGGGAAGGGCGCAGCGACGATTTCCTCTCGCGGGTCGAGCGGGTGTGCAGGCTGCGCGAGCCCGAGGGCGTCAAGATCGAGTGGTTCGACGCGCCCCTCCCCTTCGGCGTCTACCTTCGCGTCTCGGTCAACGAGGGCGGCATCGTCCGGATCGCGCCGCTCGCGGCGCTCGAGAGCGGCATCTCGACCGAGGCGGTCTCCGCGTTCATCGAGAGCATCGACGCCTCGTACCGGCGCGAAGATCCGGGCCTCGTGTCCACGCTGGTCTACGGCGGCGAGCCCGCGCCGGAGGAGCTCGTGCGTTACGCGAGCGCGCGGCGCGTGCGCCTCGTGCGGTTCCTCGAGTACCAGGGGCTCATCGACTTCCGCGGCTACCTTGCGTGGCAGAACGCGAGCCTCGAGCGAGACCCCACGTATCCGCCGGATCTCTACGTCGACCAGCGCGTCGCGCTCACGACGGGCCAGGAGGAGGTGGCGCGCGAGCGCGCGCTCGACGCCGTCGCGGAGCTGCTCGACTCGGAGCACAGCCGGTTCGTGCTGGTGCTCGGCGACTTCGGCACGGGCAAGACGTTCCTCCTGCACGAGCTCGCGCGGCGAATGGGCAGGGCGGGCGGCCCGCTGACGCCGGTGCTCATCGAGATGCGCGCGCTGGAGAAGGCGCGCGACCTGAACGCGCTCATCGCGCAGCACCTGGCGCTCGCGGGGCTCGGCAAGATCGATCTGCCCGCGTTCCGGCACATGCTGGCCGAGGGGCGGATCGCCCTCCTGTTCGACGGCTTCGACGAGCTCGCCTTCCGCGTGACGTACGACCGCGCGGTCGAGCACTTCGACACGCTGATCCAGGCGGCGCAGGGCAAGGCGGCGAAGGTGGTGGTCACGAGCCGGAGCCAGCACTTCATCTCGGAGCAGCAGGTGCGGTCCGCGCTGGCGGAGAAGGCCGCGCTCTTGCCCGGCTACCGGCTCGCGCGGCTCTTGCCGTTCACCGAGGCGCAGATCCGCAGGTTCCTCCTCAACCGGCTCGGCGGCGAGGAGGCGGCCGACGCGCGCATGCGGTTGCTCGCGGACGTGAAGGATCTGCTCGGCCTGTCGGCGAACCCGAGGATGCTGGGGTTCATCGCCGAGATCGAGGAGGCGCAGCTGCGGCAGGCGAAGTCGGGCGACGGCGAGATCACCTCGGCGGGGCTCTACAGGCTGCTCCTGGATCGGTGGCTCGTCTGGGAGTACGAGCGCGCGCACCCGAAGGGCGCGCAGCCGGGGCTGTCGGTGGCGCAGCGGTGGCGGGCGGTGACGGAGCTCGCGACGCGGCTGTGGCAACGGACGGAGCAGAGCGTGAACGTGCGCGAGCTGCCGGCGGAGCTCATCGCGGCGCTGCAGGCCCTCGGACGGCACGAGCTCGATGTCGGGGTGACGGCGCACCAGATCGGATCGGGGACGCTGCTCGTGTGGGACGACCAGGAGAACTTCCGGTTCATCCACCAGTCGGTGCTCGAGTGGCTCGTGGCGCGAGAGGCGGCCGAGGAGGTGCAGCGCGCCGGGCAGGCGGCGGCGCTCGAGCAGCGCGAGCTGAGCGACCTCATGGCCGATTTCTTCGGGGCGCTCGCGGGCCGGAAGGCGGCGGAGTCATGGGTCCGCGCGGCGCTCGGCGGGGCGTGGGGGACGGTGGCGGCGGCGAACGCGCTGCGGATCGACGGGCGGATGGGGCTCGGGGTGAGCGAGCGGATGAACCTCGCGGGGGCGGACCTGCGGGGGCAGGACCTCTCGGGGAAGGATCTCAGCGGGTGCGACCTGCGGGGGGCAGATCTACGGGAAGCCAAGCTCGTAAGGGCGAACCTAAGCGGTGCGCTGATGGCGAGGGCGCTGCTCGACGGCGCGGACCTCACCGGCGCGAACCTCACCGGGGCGGATCTGACGGGGGCGACGGCGATCCGGGGGCGCCTTGTGGGCGCGGATCTGACGGGGGCGACGCTCGCCTCGACGAGGCTACGCGGGGCGAAGCTCGTGGGGGCGCGGGGGGCGCGGTTCGACGGGTGCGACACGTTCGGCGCGGCGATGCCGGAGGCGGCGAGGTTCGAGCCCGCCTGGGTGCAAGGGAGCCGGTGCAACGCCGTGGCGATCAGCCCCGATGGGACCCTGCTCGCATCGGGTCACTCCCACGGGATCGTGGTGTGGGACATGGCGACCGGGAGCGCGCTGCGCAGGCTGGACGGCCATACCGACAGGGTCACGAGCGTCGCCTTCAGCCCTGACGGGGATACGCTCGCGTCCAGCTCGGCCGATTGCACCGTCCGGCTGTGGGACGTGTCGACTGGCAACGTGCTCTGCGTGCTCAAGGGGCACTCCCGACACGTGAACAGCGTGGCGTTCAGCCCTGATGGCGAGACGCTGGCTTCCGGCTCTTCCGACCGCACCGTCCGGCTCTGGCAGGTGGCCACCTTCCAGCAGATCGCCGTGCTCCTCGGCCATCTGGATGGAGTGATGGCCGTCAAGTTCAGCCCTGACGGCGAGACGCTGGCCTCCGGAGCTCACGACACCATCATCCGGCTCTGGAAGGTCGCGACGGGCGAGACGCTCCGCATCTTGAGCGGCCACCGGGCTGGCGTGCTCAGCGTCGCGTTCAGCCCCGACGGCGAGAGGCTGGCCTCCGGCTCCCTGGACTACGACATCGGCCTCTGGCGCGTATCGACGGCCGAGGTGCTGCACATGCTGAAGGGCCACGCGCGACATGTGAGGAGCGTCGCGTTCAGCCCCGACGGCGCGACGCTCGCCTCTGGCTCGAGCGACGGGACCGTGCAGCTGTGGAATCGATCAGGCGTCGCGTTACACGCGCTCGAGGGCCACTTGGGTGGCGTGACGAGCGTCGCGTTCAGCCCTGACGGCGCGACGCTCGCCTCGGGCTCGAAGGACAGCGCGGTGCGGCTGTGGCACGTGTCGACCGGGGGCGCCTTGCGCGTGCTGAAAGGACAGCCGAACGTGTCCATGGCGATGGCGTTGAGCAGTGATGGCGCGACGCTCGCGCTCGCCTCCGAGGACTTTGGCGCTCATCTCTGGCGGATGTCGACGTGGACCGCGCTGCCGCCGCTCATGGATAGCGGCATCTCCTCCGCGAAGCTGGCCTTCAGCCCTGACGGGACGACGCTGGCGTTCGCACAGCGCGACCACACGGTCTGGCTCCGGAGGCTCGGCGCAGGCCGCACGGCGCGCGTGTTGAGCGGGCATTATCATGACATCACGGAGTTCGCCTTCCGCCATGACGGTGCCGTGATCGCGTCAGGCTCGCTCGACAGGACAGTGCGACTCTGGCACACCGAGACGGGGGAGCCGCTTCGCGTGCTGGAAGGCCACGACGATGCAATCAGCAGCGTGGCGTTCAGCCCTGATGGATCGACGCTGGCCTCAGGATCGGTCGATCGAACCATCCGGCTGTGGAAGGTGGACGGCGAAGGAGCGGTGCGCGTGCTGGAAGGTCATGGCCACGTCGTGCAGAGCGTGGCGTTCAGCCCTGATGGATCGACGCTGGCCTCGGCATCGGACGACACGACCGTGCGGCTCTGGCCCCTCGCCGAGGGCGGTGAACCACGCGTGCTGCGCGGCCACGCCGGCCCGGTGATAAGCCTGGCTTTCGGCCCCGACGGTGCCTGGCTCGCATCGGGGTCCGACGACGGCAGCGTTCTCCTCTGGCGCGTGTCCGCCGGCGAAGTGGTGCGCGTCCTCCAGGGGCACACCGGCGAGATCGTGAACATGGCCTTCATGCCGGATGGCGAGACGCTGCTCTCCAGCTCCACCGACGGCACCGTCCGCTTCTGGGACGTGCTGACCGGCGCTTGCCGCGCCGTGCTCCTCAAGCTCCCCGAGGGCTGGGTCGCCTTCCGCCCCGACGGCCGCTACAAGCTCGGCGGCAACGTCGCGGGAGGCTTCTGGCACGCCGCGAACCTCTGCCGCTTCGAGCCGGGCGAGCTCGACGCGCTGGTGCCTGGCCTGCGCATCCCGGACGACGAGCCGCTGCTCCCCGTGTCGCCTGCGCTCCACGCCTCGACGGCCAGGGAGAGCGTCTCGACGACCAACCGAGTCCGCCTCTTCTTCAGCTATTCCCACGAGGACGAGGGGCTCCGCAACGACCTGGAGAAGCACCTCGCCCTCCTCGAGCGCGACGGCCTGGTCCGGGGCTGGCACGACCGCCGTATCGCGGCCGGCGATGACTGGGCTGGCCAGATCGACAGGCACCTCGAAGACGCGGACGTGATCCTGCTCCTCGTGAGCGCCGATTTCCTCGCCTCCGATTACTGCTTTGACAGGGAGATGAAGCGCGCCCTCGAGCGGCACGACGCCGGTCAGGCCCGCGTCATTCCGGTCCTCCTCCGGCAGACCGACTGGCACGGCGCCCCCTTCGCCCGGCTCCAGGCGCTCCCGGCCGATGGCAAGCCGGTCACGTCCTGGCAGAACCAGGACGAAGCCTGGACCGAGGTGGCCAAGGGCATCCGGCGCGCGGTCGAGGCGCTCCGCGTCGCCAAGACGCGCTGA
- a CDS encoding recombinase family protein, whose protein sequence is MTACRFKRGSPARAVAYVRISTDAACASAPEQRQAIEAWASREGVEIAAWHEDRGEDIGERPGLVAALEALTLAGAGLFAVASEDRASIAGLSGPYRSAAGERGARLVTADGSGMPDGTHRCPICGDPLDLWPRHPRAVCGLCKHEATDEAGRPLEFFNTSFGGGFEARYADTGEPRDSHACVIRGVRCRADEARFGGIVIEAIGGTA, encoded by the coding sequence ATGACAGCGTGCCGGTTCAAGCGCGGCAGTCCCGCGCGCGCCGTGGCCTACGTCCGCATCTCCACGGACGCCGCGTGCGCCTCGGCTCCAGAGCAGCGCCAGGCGATCGAGGCCTGGGCCAGCCGGGAAGGCGTCGAGATCGCCGCCTGGCACGAGGATCGCGGGGAGGACATCGGCGAGCGGCCCGGCCTCGTGGCGGCGCTCGAAGCGCTCACCCTCGCCGGCGCCGGCCTGTTCGCGGTCGCGAGCGAGGACCGCGCCAGCATCGCTGGGCTGAGCGGCCCGTACCGGTCCGCCGCGGGCGAGCGCGGCGCGCGCCTCGTGACCGCCGACGGGAGCGGGATGCCGGACGGGACGCACCGCTGCCCGATCTGCGGCGATCCCTTGGACCTGTGGCCACGCCACCCGCGCGCTGTGTGCGGGCTTTGCAAGCATGAGGCCACGGACGAGGCCGGGCGGCCTCTCGAGTTCTTCAACACGTCATTCGGCGGCGGCTTCGAGGCGCGCTACGCGGATACCGGCGAGCCTCGGGACAGCCACGCATGCGTCATCCGGGGCGTGCGGTGCCGCGCCGACGAGGCCCGATTCGGCGGGATCGTGATCGAGGCGATCGGCGGGACGGCGTAG
- a CDS encoding helix-turn-helix domain-containing protein: MLLPPRTTGLAAPAGVLRPWPSVLATWGPGERSTLHAHHCWHLVLALDGELQIQTADRGAFQRGSAVLTAPDTAHAIDASGARVLIVFIEPESDVGDELAQALGASPIEVMGSERADRLRSRVAERGEAGLSVALPGVFEALGIAVPPSSPRPRHPGVQRVLRHLRASAADADTSLEALAGIARLSPGRFMHAFTESVGVPLRPYLLWLKLERAGAAIAGGAALSEAASAAGFADAAHMTRTFRRMFGVNPSDLRRRSQLVQDG; encoded by the coding sequence ATGCTCCTCCCGCCGAGAACGACAGGCCTCGCCGCGCCCGCGGGCGTCCTGCGCCCGTGGCCCTCCGTGCTGGCGACGTGGGGCCCTGGAGAGCGGAGCACGCTGCACGCCCACCATTGCTGGCACCTCGTGCTGGCGCTCGACGGGGAACTCCAGATCCAGACGGCCGACAGGGGCGCGTTCCAGCGTGGAAGCGCCGTCCTCACGGCCCCGGACACCGCGCACGCGATCGACGCGTCGGGCGCCCGTGTGCTCATCGTGTTCATCGAGCCGGAGAGCGACGTCGGAGATGAACTCGCCCAGGCGCTCGGGGCGTCGCCCATCGAGGTCATGGGCAGCGAGAGGGCGGATCGGCTGCGGTCGCGCGTCGCCGAGCGTGGAGAGGCCGGGCTCTCGGTGGCGCTGCCCGGCGTGTTCGAGGCGCTGGGGATCGCGGTCCCGCCGTCCTCGCCGAGGCCGAGGCACCCCGGGGTCCAGCGGGTGCTGCGCCACCTGCGGGCGAGCGCCGCAGACGCGGACACGTCGCTCGAAGCGCTGGCCGGCATCGCGCGGCTCTCGCCGGGGCGGTTCATGCACGCCTTCACGGAGAGCGTCGGTGTGCCGCTGCGCCCGTACCTCCTGTGGCTCAAGCTGGAGCGCGCCGGGGCGGCGATCGCCGGCGGCGCGGCGCTCTCGGAGGCCGCCAGCGCGGCCGGCTTCGCGGACGCGGCGCACATGACCCGGACCTTCCGCCGGATGTTCGGGGTGAACCCCTCCGATCTGAGACGCCGTAGCCAGCTCGTTCAAGACGGGTGA
- a CDS encoding DoxX family protein, whose translation MAPLLVLSISFALFVVLGRLGVRHLASWVTCLRYALAAMFLLTGSAHFGSRRAELVAMVPPALPYPELLVAATGVLEIAGAAALLVPRLAPWAAAGLTVLLVAMFPANVYAARAGLSLGGSPVTPLVPRTLMQIVFVAAAVGARGGERTKRERARGALRGAPSAADRCDRASRVTG comes from the coding sequence ATGGCACCTCTCCTCGTCCTCTCGATCTCGTTCGCGCTGTTCGTTGTCCTCGGGCGCCTCGGCGTCAGGCACCTCGCGAGCTGGGTGACCTGCTTGCGGTACGCCCTCGCGGCGATGTTCCTGCTGACCGGATCGGCCCACTTCGGGAGCCGGCGCGCCGAGCTCGTGGCGATGGTGCCGCCGGCGCTGCCCTACCCGGAGCTCCTCGTGGCTGCGACGGGTGTCCTGGAGATCGCGGGCGCGGCGGCGCTCCTGGTTCCGCGGCTCGCGCCGTGGGCGGCCGCGGGGCTGACGGTGCTGCTCGTGGCGATGTTCCCTGCGAATGTGTATGCAGCGCGCGCGGGGCTCAGCCTGGGCGGTAGCCCGGTGACGCCGCTCGTGCCGCGGACGCTGATGCAGATCGTGTTCGTCGCCGCGGCGGTCGGCGCTCGTGGCGGGGAGCGGACGAAGCGTGAACGAGCGCGGGGTGCGCTGCGCGGCGCGCCAAGCGCTGCCGATCGATGCGACCGCGCCAGCCGGGTGACGGGTTAG